The segment TAGCGATTGGTTTGTGGCTCCGCCCACACCACTGGAAGGCATTTACGCAGCCGTAACCAGGCGCACGCTTGATGGCCTAAACCCAGAAGGTTGGGTTCCCAAACAGAAAATAACTGTAGCGCAAGCACTGGTGGCCTATACCCGTAACGCTGCCTATGCCTCGTTTGATGAACACCGTAAGGGCACGCTCATCACCGGTAAGCTGGCCGATTTTGTAGTGCTGGATAAAAACCCGTTTGCCATTGCCCCCGAACAAATAAAGGATATAAGGGTAATGCAAACTTATGTGGGTGGCAAGCCGGTGTTTACCCGCCCAAAGTAGGCTACGATAAAGTGGCACTTTGTACTATTTTTTGATGGAGATTTGTACTACTTCGGGCTGCAAAAAGTCGCAATGGAGCTAAATTGGTGAGTTCGTTTGGCTAAAATGTGTACATAGCCATTTTATGGTTTAAGGCTAATGCTATATGCGAAATATATTCAATAGCTATATTTGGGTGTTGCCGCCAATACGCAAAAAAATCTACGCAGACAACGTTTGACTGACTTACAAAGTCTCGTCTCCGCGGACGGTAACGGGACTTTTGACTAGGACTTTTTAAAAAGTTCCGTGTGCGCAGATACGCGGACAAAATGCCGGATAAAAAAAATAAACGGACTTCTGATATTTGACTTTCAATCCGTATACGCGGACGCGCGGGAGAGTTTCCGACTTCTAACACAGGACAAAAAAGACCTCAATTAAAATCCGGTGCCGCGCGCGACACGCACGAAATCCGACCCCCCACCGTATACAAGTGAACGCGCGTAAGCGCGAATTTTTTTAGGTTTGGTGAAGGATATTTTGAAAAATCGCTTTTAAAAATTTTTTAGACAGTTTTCCCGACACAGACAGGTAACCACAACAACGTTTCGTTTTATTTGGAGCCAGACGCGTCCAAACTAAATTATCGGTGGACTCTATCGAGTCCAAAACAAAATAACGGTGGACGCGTACTGGCGGCAACACAGTGTTTATGCCAGCTGCGGGTGACACTCTGATATGTAGTATTGTTTTATTAACTTCGTTCCGTAACGGTGGACAGAGACAGCTTCGAAAACCGCAGCCGTCATAAACACGAAACGTTAGCAACCATGCGCAAAGACGACCAAGCTAACGAATAACAACAACCGAAAAAGACTCAACACGCGGACAAATAAATCATTAATAGTTTACGCGGACAATGTAGCCCAAGAATCGCCCGCCCACATTTGGCACATTTGCAGGCCGCGCAAACCCACCCGACTCCAAAGCCTGCAAAAGAGCCAAATTACCTACCGCGCATGGGTCAGATAAGCCGATAAAATGTAAATTAGCCATCAATTTTCGACTAAGGACAAATAATGAGACTCATACCCCAATCCCCAAAAAAGGCATTAAAGGCATTATTAAAGCAGAAACCCCTAAGAAGTGAAATTGATAGCTTCAAATCTAACCTCATTACCCTATTAGATAAGATTAGTATCATCGAAAAACAGCCCAAAGACGAAAGCGAGGAACATCTAAAAAATAATATCAGGGATTTTTTGAGAGACACGTACTATAAGGACACAAATGCCATAAACACAAAACAGAAAAAGGATTTAGTTATTCATTTGGACAAAGGGACTGACTCAAACGTTGGAGTGATTATCGAAGCAAAAAGGCCAGCAAACATAAACGAAATGGTCACTGCTGACAGTCCAAACAAAAAAGCCCTTCACGAACTAATTCTGTACTATTTGGATGAACGGAATCAATCAGAGAATAATCAGCTAAAACAACTTATCATCACGAACATCCACGAGTGGTTTATAATTGATGCAAATTATTTTGACAAACACATTTATAGAAACACTCAAATAAAAAAGCTATACGAGACTAAGTTAAACGACAAAAAAGATAATCCATTCTTCTACGAAGAGGTTACCAAAATCATAAATAAGATTGAAGTAGATATTCCTTGTGTATACTTTGATATTCGTGAGTTTGAAACTGTTTTAAGAAATACGAAAAAAGAAGATGATAAAGAGTTGATTGCTCTTTACAAAATCCTTTCTCCACAACACCTTCTTAAACTTGCCTCTCCAAATGATAGCAATAGACTTGACGCAGGATTTTACAGGGAGTTATTACATATTATTGGACTTGAAGAAGTAAAGGACGGAGCGAAAATCATAATAACAAGGAAAAAGGAAAAGAGAAATGCCGCTTCATTAATTGAATTGACAATTGAAGCACTCAAAACAGAGGACACATTTCACAGGATACCAGACATAAGTATCTACGGAGATGATAAAGAAGAAAGAACATTTAACATTGCATTAGAACTTGCAATAACTTGGATTAATCGAGTTCTATTCCTAAAGCTACTTGAAGGACAATTGGTCAACTACCATCAAGGGAATGAAAAGGAATACAAATTCTTGAATCCCGAGATGATTAAAGACTTTGACGAACTTTTTAAGTTGTTTCATAAAGTTCTTGCGGTAAACATTTCAGACAGAACGGAAGCAGTACAAAATAAATATGGTAAAGTTCCATATTTAAATAGTTCATTGTTTGAAATAAGTGATTTAGAAGACCAAACAATTAAGATAAACTCACTTGGAAACGGTGACGAACTCGAAATATGGAATGGAACCAAATTAGAGTCATTTAAGAAATCAAAAAAGAATCTACCGACACTTGAATACTTGTTACGTTTCTTAGATGCTTATGACTTCGCAAGTGAGGGTACTGAAGACATTCAAGAGGACAATAAGCAAATTATAAATGCTTCAGTTTTAGGTAAAGTCTTTGAAAAAATCAATGGGTACAAAGACGGCTCAGTTTTTACTCCAGGATTTATCACAATGTACATGTGCAGACAATCTATTCGATTGGCTGTAGTGGATAAGTTTAACGCATCACTATCTGAAAAAGGAAAAAAGACATTCGACAAGTTTGACGATATAAAGAACTACACCTCACGCCTATTCAAAACACAAGAAGTACTAAGGGCAAATGAAATAATAAACTCAATTCATATTTGTGACCCAGCTGTTGGTTCCGGTCACTTTTTGGTTTCAGCACTAAACGAATTAATTGCAATTAAATCGGAGTTGGGTATACTATCAGATGAAAAAGGAAACGTTATAAGTGGCTATGAAATAGAAATCATAAATGATGAATTAATTATTACAGATACAAATGGTAACCCTGTTGAGTATAAAATTCAAAACGGTAAGCCTATAAATAAAGAAATACAAAGACTTCAAAAATCTCTTTTCCACGAAAAGCAAATCATAATTGAGAACTGTCTGTTTGGTGTTGACATAAATCCGAAATCGGTTCTCATATGCAGATTACGTTTATGGATTGAGCTATTAAAAAATGCTTATTACAAAGAAGCTAACTACACAGAGTTAGAGACTCTTCCGAACATTGATATAAACATAAAATGCGGAAATAGTTTAATTAGTCGCTTTGCTTTGGACTCTGATTTAAGTAAAGCATTGAAGAGTATAAAATACGACATAGAAGCATATCGAGGTTTTGTAAATGAATATAAAAACGCCAAAAATCGAGATACCAAAAAGGGCTTACAGAAAATAATTGACGGAATTAAAAACGATTTTAAAACAGAGATTACAAAATCAAGTAAGGACTATATCAATTGGTCTGCTGCAAAAGGTAAACTTGAAAAATTGACAGCCCAATTCAGTTTCTTTGAAATGGACGCGAAGCAAAAGAAGAAATTTAACGATGACGTAAAGGAAGCAAGTGAGAAACTAAAAAAATACGAAACGGTATTAAATGACATAAGAACGAATGCCATTTACAAGAATGCATTCGAATGGCGTTTTGAATTCCCTGAAGTGCTGAATAATAGTGGTGAATTTGAAGGCTTTGACGTTGTTATTGGAAATCCACCCTATGGTGTTTCAATCAAAGGTTCTCTAAGAGAAGCTGTAGTTGAAACACTAAATAAAGTTCCTGACTACGAGATTTACTATTTCTTTATAAATATTGCACGTAAAATTCTGAAACCTAATGGCATAAAATCATATATCATTCCGAACACGATATTGTTTAATGTCTTTGCCAAGTCTTACCGAGAAGAACTATTTAATCAATGGCAAATTCAAGAAATATTAGATTGTACAGAGTTCAACATCTTTGAAGGTTCAGCAACAGTTAGGTGTATAATTACAGTCCTAATCAACAAAGAATCAGATGATACGGTGTTTTATCGTCCTACTGCTAATGCTAATTCATTTGAGGAGTTGACAAGCAGAGAGCTTACATCAACGACAAAAGAAATACTATTAGCCAATAATCAAAATTGGGCTTTGGTGTTCAAATTGAATTCTGAAATTTTAGGAATAACCTCAAAAATTAGAAAGAAGAGTAAGCCACTAATTGATTTATTCCCAGAGATAAGTCAAGGTCTTATCGCATACGACAAATATCAGGGTCAAGACAAGGCGACAATTAAAAATAGAGTTTATCACAGCTTAACAAAAAAAGCAGGATGGAAAAAATGGTTATGGGGCGAAGACGTAACACCGTACAAAGTTAAATGGAATGAAAAGGAGTATATTAACTATTGTGACGGAATTGCCAATCCAAGAGAACCAAAATATTTTAAAGGGTCAAGAATTTTAGTTCGTGAAATAACAAATCCAAAAATATATGCAGGTTTCACAACAGAAGAGGCATATAATGACCCTGCAATTATTAATATCCTTGAGAACAAAAAAGGACCAGTGGACATTAAAGTATTATTAGCACTCCTCAACTCAAGACTTGCGACATTCTACCATTTCAATTCCTCACCTAAAGCGACCAAAGGTGCATTTCCAAAAATTTTAGTGGATGACATTCAAAATTTTCCCATCCCGACAATGACAGAAAAGCAACAGAATGAGTTAATAAAACTCGTTGATACTATTATTGAGTATAAACAGACTGACAAGGACAGTAAAACACTTGAATCCAAAATTGACAACCTTGTTTACACTCTTTACGGTCTATCGGACAGAGAAATTAAAACTGTTGAGACCAAAGATTAAACCACCAATCCGCGCACACATTGCCCGGCCACACAACCATCGCACAACCAAAGCCGGTCAATAAGTGCGCTCAATTTGGGTTGGTGGACAAATTGGTTTTCAAAATAGCTAACAAAATAATGTGGGACATGCGCACGGTTGCTAACAAAATGTTTATGCAATGCGGGGGTTTAGTGTAGGTATTAAAAGTATTTTCTTAATTTAGTTCTGTGTCGGGGGACAGAGACGTGCAGGTCGGGCTAAACATTTCGCTGCGCTACATTTTTTAGCCCTCCTATTCCCCGCACTGCATAAACACAAACGTTGTGCACAATGCTGCGGGACAGATTTAGCTACTTTGAACATTGGCACATTTGCTTGCCACACATTCCAACGCAACACCAAAGCAAGCAAAAGAGCCAAAAGTCAAAAAAAAATTAACTATATTTGTTAAGTCGGACAGCATGATAACAAAATGACTTAACCAGATACCGATATGCAAAAAATAGCATTTATACTTGCAGTAATATTTCTATTTGCGTTTAGCTGTGAAGAAAAAAAAGTAGATAAGCCTCAAATTTTTGAAGTGATTACGATAGGTAAAGGAGATTTGAACGGTACCCAAAATATTCCCAAGCAGAACCTTGTTATCACCAACCAAACCGAGTGGACTGATTTACTGAATGTTATGGAAACAGTCAGCAACATTACTGAAACCAATGTTGATTTTACCCGGTTTCATATAATTGCAGTTTTTGATGAGGTTAAAGGAAATGGCGGACACAGTATAGATATAACTGAGGTGGTTGAGGCGGAAGACAGCATTAATGTGAAGGTGGAAAACCTGAAAACTGGAGATGCAACGCTGATTATTACTCAGCCTTATCACATTGTAAAATTTACCAAATCATCTAAGCCTGTTGTATTCATTTAGCTCCAAATAAATAACTCAAGTAATTTCACCATCCATTTAAATAAGTTTGCTTATGCTTAACAGCATTGCTGCGATGCGCAGCTTATTCTTGTTTTCATTTATGGTCATAAGCATGACTATAGATGCCCAGAACAATTATTTCTATTATTACAAAGGACAAAAGATTAACCTGACGTTGGAGAAGAATTTTCTAAACATCATCCCTCGTGCTGACATTGAAAAATCTTCGATGGCTTTTTCAAACTTCAGAGTCTTTGATTCCGCATCGGACGATCCAAAGATCACAAAAATTGAGTTTCATTCTGAACCAACTGATGCATTTTTTTTTGAAGCGATACAATCCATAAAGCAAAATTCAGATATTGCTAATGTTGCCCTATATTTTAAGAAAGGTGAGAATAGTTCAATAGGAACTTCTGATATATTTTACATAAAGTTGAAAGACCGTCATGATTTTGACAAACTACAACAGGTAGCCGCGCAAAGAAATGTGAAAATTGAAAAGCAAGTTCCCAACATGCCCCTATGGTATCTTTTGTCGTTAAACCCTGATGCGAAAGAATATTCATTTGAGGCTGCCAATTTCTTTTATGAAACCGGTTTATTTGAAGATGTTGACCCAGCTTTTATCTTTGACTTTAAGTCAATCTGCACGAACGACCCCATGTTTGGCAGCCTTTGGGGACTGAACAACAGTTCAAATCCCAACATTGACATTAATGCCTGTCAGGCTTGGAGCATTTCTCTGGGTGCCGGAACAACCGTAGCTATTGTGGACACTGGTATCGCCAAAACACACAGCGATTTGGCAGCCAATATTTCTCCGATAAGTTTTAATTGTGAAACAGGGACTTCTCCGAGCGGCATCCCTCGCATTCATGGCACTCATGTCGCGGGCATTGTTGGGGCAGCCAAGAATAATTTGCATGTTGTTGGTGTAGCACCTCAATCAAAGTTAATGAGTATTAGTCATTCACTTGAGCCACTTGCTCGCCCCAATATGTCAGCAGAACTGGCCAGCGGAATAAGTTTTGCGTGGCAAAATGGCGCAGATGTCATCAATAATTCATGGGGAGATCAAGGTGGAATATTTTATTACCACTTTCATAGTGCTATACTTGAAAACTCCATCATAGATGCAATGACTTTGGGTCGTAATGGACGTGGGACAGTGGTGGTTTTTGGAGCAGGTAACCATGGTTATTATGGTCCGGTTATTAACTACCCTGCGAACTTTCATGACGATATATTAACAGTTGGTGCGATTACAGCTACAGGCGTTAGATCTATTTTCCAAGAGGGTTTTGCTTCAGGATATGGCTCTAAACTTGATGTTGTTGCGCCCGGTAGTGGCATTCGATCAACAGTCCCTGGCGATAGCACATCATCATTTAGCGGAACTTCAATGGCTTCCCCTCATGTTGCTGGTATTGCAGCTTTAATGCTTTCTGCTAACCCGAATTTAAGCAGATGCCAGGTAATAAATATTATTGAAGCTACTTCTCAAAAAGTAGGGAGTTATTCATACTCAGCAACAACCGGAAGACCGCATGGCACCTGGAACAACGAGATGGGTTACGGTTTAGTAGATGCCTTTGCAGCCGTACAAGCAGCACAAAACATGGTCTCTGGCCCAGCCGTGGTATGTACGAGCGGGGCACAGTTCACATTGAACAATGTCCCTCCAGGTTTAAACGTTACCTGGAGTGTTTCACCGGCCTATCTGACAACTAGTAGTTCAGGTACGGGTACAACGGCCTACCTCCAGGCTTATTCTGGTGTAAAAGGGCAGGCAACACTTACCTATCAGATATCAGGAGGCGGAACATCCGAATGTGGATTTAGTCTCCCCTATACGCGAACCAAATCCTTATGGATAGGTCTTCCCAATGGAGGTATCTCTGGTCCTTCAAGCGTATATCCTGGTCAGAATTATTTCTACTACAGCGCAACACCCCCACACGTAGATGTCAGCTCTGGTTATGCGTGGGAACTTTATGGAGCCATTTTTATGGGGCTGAATTATGACTTCTGCATTGCTAACTGGATTGA is part of the Cyclobacteriaceae bacterium genome and harbors:
- a CDS encoding Eco57I restriction-modification methylase domain-containing protein, with product MRLIPQSPKKALKALLKQKPLRSEIDSFKSNLITLLDKISIIEKQPKDESEEHLKNNIRDFLRDTYYKDTNAINTKQKKDLVIHLDKGTDSNVGVIIEAKRPANINEMVTADSPNKKALHELILYYLDERNQSENNQLKQLIITNIHEWFIIDANYFDKHIYRNTQIKKLYETKLNDKKDNPFFYEEVTKIINKIEVDIPCVYFDIREFETVLRNTKKEDDKELIALYKILSPQHLLKLASPNDSNRLDAGFYRELLHIIGLEEVKDGAKIIITRKKEKRNAASLIELTIEALKTEDTFHRIPDISIYGDDKEERTFNIALELAITWINRVLFLKLLEGQLVNYHQGNEKEYKFLNPEMIKDFDELFKLFHKVLAVNISDRTEAVQNKYGKVPYLNSSLFEISDLEDQTIKINSLGNGDELEIWNGTKLESFKKSKKNLPTLEYLLRFLDAYDFASEGTEDIQEDNKQIINASVLGKVFEKINGYKDGSVFTPGFITMYMCRQSIRLAVVDKFNASLSEKGKKTFDKFDDIKNYTSRLFKTQEVLRANEIINSIHICDPAVGSGHFLVSALNELIAIKSELGILSDEKGNVISGYEIEIINDELIITDTNGNPVEYKIQNGKPINKEIQRLQKSLFHEKQIIIENCLFGVDINPKSVLICRLRLWIELLKNAYYKEANYTELETLPNIDINIKCGNSLISRFALDSDLSKALKSIKYDIEAYRGFVNEYKNAKNRDTKKGLQKIIDGIKNDFKTEITKSSKDYINWSAAKGKLEKLTAQFSFFEMDAKQKKKFNDDVKEASEKLKKYETVLNDIRTNAIYKNAFEWRFEFPEVLNNSGEFEGFDVVIGNPPYGVSIKGSLREAVVETLNKVPDYEIYYFFINIARKILKPNGIKSYIIPNTILFNVFAKSYREELFNQWQIQEILDCTEFNIFEGSATVRCIITVLINKESDDTVFYRPTANANSFEELTSRELTSTTKEILLANNQNWALVFKLNSEILGITSKIRKKSKPLIDLFPEISQGLIAYDKYQGQDKATIKNRVYHSLTKKAGWKKWLWGEDVTPYKVKWNEKEYINYCDGIANPREPKYFKGSRILVREITNPKIYAGFTTEEAYNDPAIINILENKKGPVDIKVLLALLNSRLATFYHFNSSPKATKGAFPKILVDDIQNFPIPTMTEKQQNELIKLVDTIIEYKQTDKDSKTLESKIDNLVYTLYGLSDREIKTVETKD
- a CDS encoding protease complex subunit PrcB family protein, which produces MQKIAFILAVIFLFAFSCEEKKVDKPQIFEVITIGKGDLNGTQNIPKQNLVITNQTEWTDLLNVMETVSNITETNVDFTRFHIIAVFDEVKGNGGHSIDITEVVEAEDSINVKVENLKTGDATLIITQPYHIVKFTKSSKPVVFI
- a CDS encoding S8 family peptidase, with translation MLNSIAAMRSLFLFSFMVISMTIDAQNNYFYYYKGQKINLTLEKNFLNIIPRADIEKSSMAFSNFRVFDSASDDPKITKIEFHSEPTDAFFFEAIQSIKQNSDIANVALYFKKGENSSIGTSDIFYIKLKDRHDFDKLQQVAAQRNVKIEKQVPNMPLWYLLSLNPDAKEYSFEAANFFYETGLFEDVDPAFIFDFKSICTNDPMFGSLWGLNNSSNPNIDINACQAWSISLGAGTTVAIVDTGIAKTHSDLAANISPISFNCETGTSPSGIPRIHGTHVAGIVGAAKNNLHVVGVAPQSKLMSISHSLEPLARPNMSAELASGISFAWQNGADVINNSWGDQGGIFYYHFHSAILENSIIDAMTLGRNGRGTVVVFGAGNHGYYGPVINYPANFHDDILTVGAITATGVRSIFQEGFASGYGSKLDVVAPGSGIRSTVPGDSTSSFSGTSMASPHVAGIAALMLSANPNLSRCQVINIIEATSQKVGSYSYSATTGRPHGTWNNEMGYGLVDAFAAVQAAQNMVSGPAVVCTSGAQFTLNNVPPGLNVTWSVSPAYLTTSSSGTGTTAYLQAYSGVKGQATLTYQISGGGTSECGFSLPYTRTKSLWIGLPNGGISGPSSVYPGQNYFYYSATPPHVDVSSGYAWELYGAIFMGLNYDFCIANWIESGIVAMTSQNACGFERTELNVEVTTEGGCNPCHIVYPNPADESFNVSVTDYGTTELRLYNDKQELVYLSKPNSPTTAIPVNNLPQGTYYLNIINKEGVLQRKVIVKR